NNNNNNNNNNNNNNNNNNNNNNNNNNNNNNNNNNNNNNNNNNNNNNNNNNNNNNNNNNNNNNNNNNNNNNNNNNNNNNNNNNNNNNNNNNNNNNNNNNNNNNNNNNNNNNNNNNNNNNNNNNNNNNNNNNNNNNNNNNNNNNNNNNNNNNNNNNNNNNNNNNNNNNNNNNNNNNNNNNNNNNNNNNNNNNNNNNNNNNNNNNNNNNNNNNNNNNNNNNNNNNNNNNNNNNNNNNNNNNNNNNNNNNNNNNNNNNNNNNNNNNNNNNNNNNNNNNNNNNNNNNNNNNNNNNNNNNNNNNNNNNNNNNNNNNNNNNNNNNNNNNNNNNNNNNNNNNNNNNNNNNNNNNNNNNNNNACGCacgaacaaacacaaaaaaagggACAGGGCCCTCACTATGAATGTATTTCTTCACAgatgaaaatacatgaataatattgcatagagggaacggattccagacatatatacatcaaatgaaaaggcgtaaaatgctctacagaaTGGGTAAAGGAACAACGCGGCTTGATGAtgagatgcaataaaaataaagaaaaagggttGTCCTTACAGTCCCATCACCTTACTACAGTATTTGATGAGCTACGGCTGCCATTCTTGACTCCTAGTGTCATTCACTCTAATCTTGCTTCTTTTGCAAATGTTTCCAAATTGACGAGGGCCTTTGATATTGCACCTCATCACCGATCAGAATTATGCTCAAGTGCGTCATTTGACATTTTCTTGAGTCGGACAAGCCACGTCTGAGGGTCTCGCCCAGAGTTGCCAAGCGAGAGAAGCATACTTATACACTTGCTTAACATTATTGAAAGACAAGTATGAGGTCTTGGATTAGGCGTTGGTGCATAATATTATTCCGTACTAAATTCAGTGCTAATGGCTTCATGACAGGTAATTCGACTGAGTGAATTGTTCATTTAACCTGATTTTAGTGATGAGTTTGCTGGGTAGGTACTGTTTCTTTGCGCATACTGCACCTCAGCTCTATAATGACTTTAGGTTGAAAGGCTCTAAATTTAAGTATGTCTGGTGGCCCCTTTCCCAATTTTAGAAGGAACGTTTATTATTCCTTCATTCTTTGTTACCCTCTGCATCTTATCCCTTATTCACTCCTGTTCCTTCCGGGGTCAGTGTAATAAAAATCTCAATGCATCTTCAAGGCTTTATTCAGCTTAAGTTCCCGCCAAAGAGAGTTACAGCAGTCAACAGAGTAGGATACACTGGGAACGTCGAAAGTAAACAAATACAAcgcaaacataaaaaagaaaacaaccatTCGCTAACGACAATCACAATGCAGCTAAACATTCAAACAGGTCATTACGACAAATGCCAATTTACCACATTCACCCCGGGCTTTAATGATACTGATATGCCCTATGAGATATaaacatcttatataaatataaacctcATCTTACAAAATACAATTATAGTGCTACATTATAACTAAAATGAATTATAGGTCAGACGATCTACCAGGCATTCTTGAACCTTCCACTGCACTGTTCTCTAAAACTTTTTCCTAGTACGAGTTGATTTTTCTGAACAAAATGCTTtccttcagttattattattataaaagtagtttaaccagaccactgagctgattttcagctctcccagggctggcccgaaggattagataaatgCAGGTCTAGCCCTTGGgcaagaactgggaccaaattggtcattcaggataaaaaaaactgcaccaaGGCAAATgttttcatactagaacacacacaataaatacatttactcatgttccgcttacatacatactaaaaaggtatattaaaattcagaattagttttaactttttgaaattttgttttaaaattcactaaacactcCAATGttgtatattttatcaattaaatcgcagttcctcagaaaagtcaaaatcggaattactgaaaatataaaagatttccTTCAGTGAAACCAATTTTGTGTGCCCTATCAAAACAGAATAGCTCACTGTTACGATACTGTATAGTTGGTGTTTTGATATCATCATATTTTGCTTGTCGTTCATTATCATCATTCCCCTAAATTACTCTCCCTAGGCTTGTAACAGCATTGATTCATTGGTCTACATAGAGCAAACATTTCTAAAATATCTGAGGCAAGAATTTCcctagatattttattattactaaactTAGTCATTTTCCATCATTTAACGATATTGCCGTACATTTCAAACTCCAGTTATTACGCTATCATTTTCTTACCCTTGTAACTACTCTGTATTAGTAGACTTAGCCTTCGTGTTTTTGTTGAAGTCTGTTCTCTTTAAAAGAAACTTATTGCATTGGAACAGGAGGAACAAATGACTTGGAGTGCACATTCACTTTCAGATGCCCCTCAACGAACCTGCCACAGGTCTGAGGAAAAGCCAAATTCAAGAGTATGTCGATTACTATGGCGGAGCTGGCGTTCAACACATTGCTTTGAATACCCAGGACATCATCGCATCTGTGAGTAACGTCTTCAGTTCTGGAATATTTGCAGACTAATTTGGGCATTCgaatatttgcatttatatatttgttaatgtGCTTCATTTACCATGTTCTGATTTAAGAAAGGTATTTCAACGATAGTAGGTTTAGTCTTTCCACTTTTTGCATGGTTTCATACTTGCTGATTTTTCCAAATGGAGATGATAGTGTAAATATCAAGGCGGAAGGACCTGGGAAAGTTACTGATGCAATATGTGACGTTTTATGACTGATAATGGACAAGTTCTTGCTCTCTTTTACAAGATCCGAGTGCTGCGCGAGAGAGGAATGGAGTTCTTGAGGGTCCCCGACACGTACTACACGGCATTACgagaaaagttaaaaacttccccGGTGAAGATCGTTGAGGATATGGATATCCTGCAGCAGCTCAGCATTCTTGTAGATTACGATGACAATGGATACCTGCTCCAGATCTTCACCAAGAACATGCAGGACCGCCCGACGGTCTTCCTGGAAGTCATCCAAAGACACAACCACTCCGTGAGTTGCTTTCCTCAGTTTGACAGGAATTTCGGTGCCTAATCAGTTACATAAACCTTACTTTTCAGGACATAAACATGATATTTTTGGGGGTTACTTATAAGCCAAccattaacaattttattttgctactAGTATACTTGCCAGGTGTAAAATTTTCTCATATGAAATAAAGCAGACCACTTCAGTTTAAGGTATCTGTTAAGAAAGATCCCATGAGCACCACAAATATCCCTTCATGTTGAGAATTCATGTAACTCGCTTTGCGAAGTCAGATGCCCCATAAATAAACATGCTTGTTTTTcctatcctttttaattttttttttttttctccagggtTTCGGAGCTGGCAACTTCAAAGCTCTGTTTGAGGCAATCGAGCTGGACCAGGCAGAGAGAGGGAATCTGTAAAAGCAACCAACCACAGAAAGATCTCGAAAGATCTCGACTTCAAATTCGCCTATTTCGATCCAGTTGTTATGCTTTTTTAAAAATCTCGAATCGACAAAGAAgagaaaatgtgaaattcagcAATGTTTTGAGCGTTTGCATTTGTATATGCTTTGGATTATCTGCTGGAAATTTGCACGAGGAATTCGTCAATTTTGATACAGGTGCTCTTTGTTGATTATCCCGCAGATTTCTCATAGACAACAcatattattctattaaaatttGGTGCAGCACGAGGGTCCAAAAGTTTAAGTTTAGAGTAGTtggatattatgaaaaaaatacgtCACCACTTGttaacagcagtcaaaaccataCGGAGATGTATCAGTGTTTTCAGAATCTTGCAACTTTTAGCGGTATAACGAACCAAAGTTGCAAAGGACGCTTATTTTGTTCGTAATTTCCTAACTTcgtaaaaatagattttttcttttttgtcagagGTACTGGTAAAAGGATATCAAAGTATTTAGTTTAATTTCCGATTTTTTTCtggcaataaatgaaaatttaaccgTGGGATATAATGTGTGATTGTCTCATTAGTTAAGAGATGAATAATTCAATCGATACTTTCATATTTTAGAAAAAGTGGATTGTTCACAGTTTTCTTTATCGTGTCTCTTTGTTATTAAGATATTAGCTATTATACTTAGTAAATTTCAAAGTATTTGTGCATGCTAGTTCCTTTTGAATGTTActgtcaaatgatggaatctaaGGGTGCTAAAGATCTGTAGTAAATCTAATATAATAAACAGTAGTATATTTATGGATTGATCATTCTCCTTCTATTTAGTTTTGCTGTATAGGACAAAACTATCAAGATGAGGATCATTAGCTGAGTTGTGAAGTAGGCTGAATGCTCGTCAGTACTCTAAACAACTTCCACTGGCAATCTTAGAAAAATGAAAGGAGAGCAAATATAATTTCAGTATGTATAAGTAATTGTGCACAAAATGCTCAAAGATGATCATATCTGCTCTTGCAGCGTTTAAGTCATCTGTAACTTGCAATAATGTATAGAATGGAAGCATCTTCTCATGGAACCAAGTTAATAACGTGACGTAAGTTTCTTGTATTGATGAGACAACATAGTTGAATAATTTGGAAAAGCCGCTTCCAGTAGGGGATCAATACGAGAACAGAAGAATAACCCGTACAACGATCTATACtctgattttttccatctgtccatccgcctgaggttgcgcatggtaacactgcggtcCGGGCtcaaataatatcctatttcgaatattaacggtgtaattcgcatacagtaaattattagaacacttttcagttgcaaatgtacacccagatatccttttatttacctcaaacttacacatagcgtaactatttaaagcccgggacgcagtgttaccatgcgaaaacaccacaggcggatggacagatgaaaaaaagaaaaaaaaaaaacagagtatagttgaggTTCTCAGAGAAGTGTGTTGCTAGTAAGGAAAACATTCACTTTCTTACAGAGAATTCTGCTGTCCAAGTCCTAATACTGTACGATAAGTTAGTAACTAAGTCGAAACctaggaaatatataaaagaaagaaattgaaattcTTTGTACACTGTAGGGTAGTCAATCAAATCAATGATACATTTGAAAAGATAAGGCGAAATTTAGGGTAATCATCAGTGATGAATCGAATCATCTGCTCAAGTATGAATGATACACGATTAGTTGTTGGTGAAAAGAACAGAAATGCAGGGAGAGAACAGATCACTGAAATAAAGGTCTAATAGTTGAGTATGATGCAAGTATTGAGCTGACGGCCTAAACAAATGTGTTAGATACTGGAGAGGAACATACAGTTCAAGAGAATATAACAGCCTTACACGAAAGCTTTTCAAGTTGTCCTCAGACTACAGTACCAAGTTTTTCATTCATCCAGACGTCTAAGTATTAATAGGATTTACAGTGAATGAAAATACGAACTCGAAAAGACATAGAACGGTATTACATGGTTTCACTCCACTGGATGTGAAAGCAAAAATACTTTTAAGACGATTGAATGTTTCTGATCAGAGTTTACCCGTTTTCTTTGACAAAAATATTAGAGAACAAAACAAACATACTCTGCTTCGAATGACATAGTCATAGTCATGCACCCCTGACAAGAGAAATGAGTAAATGCAGCGAACACGTGTAatgttattataatgaaaatccGCATGAAAAGGATGTACTGGAACTAATAATTTCATTTCCaagagaaatgaagagaaatacCCATGAACAGATTTTCATGTGCAAAGGTTTCACTTACAAGTGATCGACCTAGGCTCTAGAGGTTAGTTCCGTCAaggcacctcatgcggtgcaatgtaggcatttcttaaggctctttgcagtgtcccttcggtcccaagctgcaactactttcattccttttactgttcgtCCAAACCGAAACCTATTTGAAATGCTTGTTATAATGGCACTCGCTTTTATACTGATTGAGAAAAGACTTAACACAACGGTGGCTCAGCTGATAGCAGCGAAGTATTTTTTGACCTGTGAGACTTGTTAGCAGCCTCTATGCTTTAGTGTGCATTTATATccagtatgtatacacacatatgtatgtatatatacatatacgtatacatatatatatcatataaatatatatatatatatatatatatattatcgcaaAATGAAACAGTTTGTTCgtgaacaaaaggaaaaataagtagAAATAGTAGTATTTGAAACAAATGCCCAAAACGGGGATTGTCAATGCTTACTCAAAGGAAGCAGTTAATCCCTAGCTAGACTGAGATAACACAGCAGCCACAAATAGTAGCTTGGATtttcagcaataaaaaaatatataattatcttacatAAAACGTCAGATATCAGTGTCACAGCAGCAATGCAAGGGCTAAGTACGTTTAATTATAGAAATATTCATTTAGACTTGTTTACGAATCATAAAGTACCAGTGTAGTAAGTTTTACGTAACGTATCCAATTATACGGTACACACATGTataggtatacgtatatatagaatatttcatTCTATATCGCTATCGCAAAATATCTCCGCGAATTAAGTTATTTCATCGGTGATGAAAAGCAGTATGCGACAGGCTTATGCtacaatgaatgaattaataattaataattatctggcgtcgtgactaccagcTTATGCTACCAATGATTTCCTGAGCCCGAAAAGAATTTACGAGTTACGTTCAGGAAAATCTATTCATGTGCTGTATTTAAACTTCCCTGACTTGACAAGCATAAGAAGGGggtaggaaataaaaacaattcttgCAAAATTACCGATTTCAAGGATATCCATGGGTTGTATTCGGTCATGTTCCACGAAGCAAGACTCTACTAAGACTTTAGAGTCCTTGGCAAATGTCAACATCGTTCAAGTTTCGAGCACATGAACCTTCGGAGTTTTCGATTGATCATTGAAACTGTGTGACATCGATCTGGGTGGTGGACGTTAAACAGGAGTGTCTAAGTAATCCTCTGTTACACGAACGGCGTATTCAAGTTCTCCTTAATTTATCGTAGCATAATTGGTCCTGTTGTGAAACATTTACGGAATATTGATCTCGCGACCTAACCGGCAGTTGGAGCTTGAGATTTCATCGTTTGTTGTCATTTCGTTGTTCAAGTTAAAACAAACCCCGGCGTCCTGCAAGGTAACAATGGGATTTTACTATATTATTGTTAATGTAGTGCATTTGTTATGTATATTTTCGAATCTTGCTGTTTGTTTAGTTACGTACAAATATTTGGTAGTCATTACTCTGTGGGCGTTTACCCCTAATCTGACATGAGTAAACGCCCAGAGCACAGCTGTAAAGCTTAAAGCATGATAGAGCTTCAGCTACAGGTACGTAGGTGGTATATTTTTCCCTAAAGATTAGTTTTGAGTAATATTTCTTCAATTTGTCAtaatgtacttttgtttatttttgtaataaatttacttatttgtaaAGGCTGTTCTTATCCTCCACCCCTTTAGGGGCGGCGCCCCTGGAGGGGTGGGGGAGCCCCCATGTTCTGCATGGTAGGTCGTGTTGACCTACTATGCAGGTTCTTGGGTGGTTTTGAACAAGCCAACTAATCCCACTTTCTTTCAGGTTTTAAATACAGACCTAATATAttggttttcttttaaattctgaTAGGTATAAGGTGTTTTAACGTGATAGGCTACCCCCCACTCAGTTAAGTTTGTAGCAACTCCCTAGGTTTTGAGGAAATTTGAGATTATGCCGTCAAACGgcaatattaattgaaaaacacttGTAAAAGTCTGGCATCTTCGTATGTTTTACTTTAGAATTTTAACTTCCTGAAAATGGATAGTTTGTGGTTAGGTAAAAGAAAAGTTTTGGCCCTATTCATAAAGGTTTTAcctgaatttaaatttttattgtagAGAGTTGAGGTTAGACATGGAATTTTCAAAGGATTCGAATTTtgtatttccattctctcaaccAGAAAATTTCTGGCTATATGGACTTTAGGAAGCTTCTTAACTGTTAGGTCATTTACGTAAATAGGGCTTGCTTACCCAATAGCTAATCTCTTGAAAATCATCAAACAaaatccgccccccccccaacccccacgaaAGGAGATTGTGCCGAGTGATTTGTTGAATTGTCAGCAGATTGAATTAGTTTTATGAAGTTTCAGTAAATCATAGCTAGGAATTTTAAACTCTTGTTAACAGACAGCACGAAAGCAAGTTTTAAGTTTAGTTGAAAGTATGGAAATTTTAAGTCATGGTTATTTTTTGCAtggaataataattttgttactcTAAGGGCAGAGACAGCGAGTTTGTTACTCTAAGGGCAGAGACAGCGAGTTTGTTACTCTAAGGGCAGAGACAGCGAGTTTGTTACTTTAAGGGCAGAGGCAGCgagtttgttactctatgaaCTATAAAGGCAACgagtttgttactctatgaaCATTGGCAATGAGCTCTATGAACACAGGCAGTgagtttgttactctatgaaCACGATTGTATGTACACAAATATGAGTGTTACTCTTGATACACATAAACATAGGCAACGCGTTTGATGCAAATAAACAGAGGAAATGGGTTGGCGTAGTTATTTTTGAATACTGGCAATAGTTTTTGTGGTGTTACCAATGATTCCTGGCAGTTTTGTGGTGTTACCAATGATTCCTGGCAATAGTTTTTGTGGTGTTACCAATGATTCCTGGCAATAGTTTTTGTGGTGTTACCAATGATTCCTGGCAGTTTTGTGGTGTTGCCTAATGATTTCTGGTATTAGTTTTGTGGTTACCACATGACTCCTAGCAATAGTTTTTGTGGTGTTACCAATGACTCCTGGCAATATTTTTTGTTACCAATGATTCCTGGCAACAGTTTTGTCATGTTACCAATGATTCCTGGCAATAGTTTTGTCATGTTATCAATGATTCCTGGCAATAGTTGTGATCAATGATTCCTGGTATTAGTTTTGGGGTGTTATCCAATGATTCTTGGAATTAGTTTTGTGGTGTTACCCAATGATTCTTGGAATTAGTTTTGTGGTGTTACCCAATGATTCCTGGAAATAGTTTTGTGATGTTGCCCAATGATTCCTGGCAGTTTTGTGGTATTGCCCAATGATTCCTGGCAGTAGTTTTGTGGTGTTCCCTAATGATTCCTGGCAGTAGTTTTGTGGTGTTACTTAATGATTCCTGGTAACAGTTTTGTGGTGTTACTTAATGATTCCTGGCAATAGTTTTGTGGTGTTCCCTAATAATTCCTGGCAGTAGTTTTGTGGTGTTACTTAATGATTCCTGGTAACAGTTTTGTGGTGTTACTTAATGATTCCTGGCAATAGTTTTGTGGTGTTACCCAATGATTCCTGGTAATAGTTTTGTGGTGTTAATGATTCCTGGCAATAGTTTTGTGGTGTTACTTAATGATTCCTGGCAATAGTTTTGTGGTGTTACTTAATGATTCCTGGCAATAGTTTTGTGGTGTTACTTAATGATTCCTGGCAATAGTTTTGTGGTGTTACCCAATGATTCCTGGTAATTGTTTTGTGGTGTTAATGATTCCTGGCAATAGTTTTGTGGTGTTACCTAATGATTCCTGGCAATAGTTTTGTGGTGTTACTTACTGATTCCTGATTCCTGGTAATAATTTTGTGGTGTTACCCAATGATTCCTGGTAATAGTTTTGTGGTGTTAGATTCCTGGCAATAGTTTTGAGGTGTTACTTAATGATTCCTGGCAATAGTTTTGAGGTGTTACTTAATGATTCCTGGCAATAGTTTTGTGGTGTTACCCAATGATTCCTGGTAATAGTTTTGTGGTGTTAATGATTCCTGGCAATAGTTTTGAGGTGTTACTTAATGATTCCTGGCAATAGTTTTGTGGTGTTACCCAGTGATTACAGTCAATAGTTGGACCCAATGATTCCATGCAATAGTTGGATGATGTGGCCCAGTGATTCCTGGAAGAAGTTGGGTGATGTTAGCCAATGATTCCTGGCAATAGTTTTTTTGTTACCCAATGATTCCTGGAAGTAGTTGGATGATATTAGTCAATAATTCCTGGCAATAGTTTTGTGATGTAACCCAATGACTCCTGGCAATAGTTGGATGATATTAGCCAATAACTCCTGGCAGTAGTTTTGTGATGTTACCCAATGATTCCTGGCAATAGTTGGATGATATTACCCAATAATTCCTGGCTGGTAATAGTTTTGTGATGTTACCCAATGATTCCTGGCAATAGTTGGATGATATTACCCAATAATTCCTGGTAATAGTTTTGTGATGTTACCCAATGACTCCTGGCAATAGTTGGAGGATATTAGCCAATAATTCCTGGCAATAGTTTTGTGATGTAACCCAATGACTCCTGGCAATAGTTGGATGATATTAGCCAATAACCTCCTGgcagtgtttttgttttgtgatgtTACAATGATGTTCCTGGCAATAGTTGGATGATATTACCCAATAATTCCTGGCTGTTAATAGTTTTGTGATGTTACCCAATGATTCCTGGCAATAGTTGGATGATATTACCCAATAATTCCTGGTAATAGTTTTGTGATGTTACCCAATGACTCCTGGCAATAGTTGGATGATATTAGCCAATAATTCCTGGCAATAGTTTTGTGATGTAACCCAATGACTCCTGGCAATAGTTGGAGGATATTAGCCAATAATTCCTGGCAGTAGTTTTGTGATGTTACCCAATGATTCCTGGTAATAGTTTCGTGCATTACATGAAGATTCCTGGTGAGAGTTGGGTGGTGTCGCCCAATGATTACTGGTAATAGTTGGGTGATGTTACCCAATGATTCCTGGTAATAGTTGGGTGATGttgcagttcctcgctggacgagtggttttcgcactcggctgccaatccagtggtccgagaTTAGATTCCCTGCTCGGCCAACtcggaaacagaggaatttatttctagtgatagaaattcatttctcaatagtgtggttcggatcccacagtaagctgtaggccccgttgctaggtgaccaattggttcctagccacgtaaaaatatctaatccttcgggccaggcctaggagagctgttaatcagctcggtggtctggtaaaactaagatatacttatttatttgggTGATGTTGCCCAATGATTCCTGGTAATAGTTTGGCTGTGTTACGCAATGACTCATGGTAATAGTTTAGCGATGTTACCCAATGACTCCTGTCAATAGTTGGGCAATGTTAGCCAATGATTCCTACCATTAGGTTTGTGATGTTGCCCAATGATTCTTGGCAGTAGTTTTGCGGCGTTAGCCAAGAACTCCTGGCAGTAGTTTGGCGGCATTAGCCAAGAACTCCTGGCAGTAGTTTGGCGGCATTAGCCAAGGACTCCTGGCAATAGTTTGGCGATGTTAGCCAAGGACTTCTGGCAATAGCTCCTGGCAATAGTTTGGCGATGTTAGCCAAGGACACCTGGCAATAGTTTGGCGATGTTACCCAATGACGTGGTGTCACCAACACGTCTTTTCCAAACAATAACACTGCTTCCTTGAACAGTGCGTTGTCGAACTGTTCTTGAGCACAGGCAGTGAGTTTGGGATGGTATCCATAAAGGCACGAGTTTTTCCAGTCGTGCCATCAACAAATACGCTTTGAATCCATTAATTCAATGAATGTGATGCTGTATTGAATGTTAGTGTTCGCCAAGCTATCCATGGCAATCGGGTGTTTGATATTATTTGCTAAATAGTACCTGTAAGTTTAGTCATCAGGCAGTTAATGCATTTACcaatacaaatttttaaattcTACTAAGGTAGCTGAGTCATGTCGACAATGTTTGTAATTTCCTCCCTAATAAAAACTCGTATTGCAAAACTTCATTGCTTTATTTCAAAGTAAAGCTGTTTCTTCAACTTTTATCAGAATTCTTGAAAGATCAAAGTATCTTAAGAATTAGACTTTAATCATAGCATGTGGGTTATCTTAATTTTGATTCTGGCGATTTTCAGAATAGTACATTTTCTAAGTCATATACAAATTTTGAGTAGTTTCTACGTTTAGTGAAAACTTACGTTTGAATGGCATCCGAAGCAGAGTAGCATTGTAAAGTTTGTTTATTATACGTACAGCCTTAatgcataattataatataaaatgtacgAGGAGATAACCTTTTTTGGGCATTGATTGGATAAACGTAACTTATGGTTTTTATATGCTTATTGTCCTTATAAAGTGGAAATCTCTATTTCAGTACCAATTTCAAGTAATATTAGTTACCGTTCTCTTTACGGGATGGAGTTGCCGAGTAATTGCcgtagaacattttctgctgccttttatttttgttccagGTCAAGCTTGGAGGAACCAGAATTCAAGAAAATGTGCAGACGCTGGGCGGATTTGCGAACCTTTGTGTTAAGCTGATATTTCTAGGGATCAAAGATGTCTACAAGATACATGAagcttttattcatttgttttctaaATTTTCCATGCTGCTCTATTCATTAAAAAcctgaaatgtttgtttgttcctCGGATATCCTGCAGTCGTAAACCTgccatttattataattttgtttaattaataaaaaatgggtACTTAGTTTTCAGTTCTTGACTATTTACTTCCTCCCTATTTTATAAGGGGAACAAAGTATGTGGAATCTTATTGTATCATCCATATAATTACTGATGATGAAGGTAAAACTAACTAACTTTAGAAATATACTAGTTCTTAATTTAACAGTACTCACGTGTGAgtgaatacacaaataaaaatgccTATATCAAATTTTAAAACGCAAGCAAATTAATGTAAGCCAACCCTCATGGAATTGTTGAAAGTTCCATTTGTTCAGTACTTGAGTGGAAATGTGGTTTGGGTATTGGTTGTGAGGACAAATACCCTTGGCTAATTTGTGGGACAACTAGCTGAAATCTGACTCCATATTAATGAATGAATGTACAGTGCCAAGACTGctgttaaatgtattgcatgcaaatatatatatacatatatatatatatatatatatatatatatatatatatatatatatatatattgtaatatcatcttaaattatttctttgatttctcttaacgtaagttaattttttttttgtctttcaagtctcgagaaactgcttgttgattcttttcgctcccctcaagggttttgtttttgttgttatagttttatttatccgctcgtttccctcttttcatgtttcaacgagtggaggatcgtcttcggtaattgcctctttcgcctgatgTTTTACGCTGTCAAAACGTACTTAATgtgggagaggttttcatcatggaaggttaatcgttacggttccccgaagggaggttTCAGCATCACCCATTTTTATTACCGCACTCTTCGTCAttttttctgcaacattgccttttggccacggacaggactttgagacgctcgctttcacttttataaaaacgccaggctgctgttggtggtgagggtttgtcccgtgccctcttgtacgagtttgtctgtgggctttcattatttttgcctccgtatgaccaaggcccagaccttgcatcgacgacGACCACGAGTGCCctgctgtatcctccgggaatcgtcaggaggccttctgaggccggagaagggtgagcatccccttgtgcccttatat
The sequence above is drawn from the Macrobrachium nipponense isolate FS-2020 chromosome 32, ASM1510439v2, whole genome shotgun sequence genome and encodes:
- the LOC135207276 gene encoding 4-hydroxyphenylpyruvate dioxygenase-like translates to MPLNEPATGLRKSQIQEYVDYYGGAGVQHIALNTQDIIASIRVLRERGMEFLRVPDTYYTALREKLKTSPVKIVEDMDILQQLSILVDYDDNGYLLQIFTKNMQDRPTVFLEVIQRHNHSGFGAGNFKALFEAIELDQAERGNL